The Manis javanica isolate MJ-LG chromosome 2, MJ_LKY, whole genome shotgun sequence genome contains a region encoding:
- the SET gene encoding protein SET isoform X3, with protein sequence MSAPAAKVSKKELNSNHDGADETSEKEQQEAIEHIDEVQNEIDRLNEQASEEILKVEQKYNKLRQPFFQKRSELIAKIPNFWVTTFVNHPQVSALLGEEDEEALHYLTRVEVTEFEDIKSGYRIDFYFDENPYFENKVLSKEFHLNESGDPSSKSTEIKWKSGKDLTKRSSQTQNKASRKRQHEEPESFFTWFTDHSDAGADELGEVIKDDIWPNPLQYYLVPDMDDEEGEGEEDDDDDEEEEGLEDIDEEGDEDEGEEDEDDDEGEEGEEDEGEDD encoded by the exons ATGTCGGCGCCGGCGGCCAAAGTCAGTAAAAAGGAGCTCAACTCCAACCACGACGGGGCCGACGAGACCTCAG aaaaagaacagcaagaaGCAATTGAACATATTGATGAAGTACAAAATGAAATAGACAG ACTTAATGAACAAGCCAGTGAGGAGATTTTGAAAGTAGAACAGAAATATAATAAACTCCGCCAACCGTTTTTTCAGAAGAGGTCGGAATTGATCGCCAAAATTCCCAATTTTTGGGTAACAACCTTTGTCAACCATCCACAAG TGTCTGCACTGCTTGGGGAGGAGGATGAAGAGGCGCTGCATTATTTGACAAGAGTTGAAGTGACAGAATTTGAAGATATTAAATCAGGTTACAGAATAGATTTT TATTTTGATGAAAACCCTTACTTCGAAAATAAAGTTCTCTCCAAAGAATTTCATCTGAATGAGAGTGGTGATCCATCTTCAAAGTCCACTGAAATCAAATGGAAATCTGGAAAG GATTTGACGAAACGTTCAAGTCAAACGCAGAATAAAGCCAGTAGGAAGAGACAGCACGAGGAACCAGAGAGCTTCTTTACCTGGTTTACTGACCATTCTGACGCAGGTGCAGATGAGTTAGGAGAAGTCATCAAAGATGATATTTGGCCAAATCCATTGCAGTACTACTTG GTTCCTGACATGGATGATgaagaaggggaaggagaagaagatGATGATGACGATGAAGAAGAAGAAGGATTGGAAGATATTGACGAGGAAGGGGATGAGGATGAAGGTGAAGaagatgaagatgatgatgagggggaggaaggagag gaGGATGAAGGAGAAGATGACTGA
- the SET gene encoding protein SET isoform X1, whose protein sequence is MSRVGLEKGKAGEGSAARGPAPYVAACLPPASSPGPVSPRRGSTSSSPHPSQWRGGASLSGRRRGVRAGPGAPAPCRPPLAVRRRWRRRWLGESEQRAGPRGVSEGAEPPACPPPPPPLQKEQQEAIEHIDEVQNEIDRLNEQASEEILKVEQKYNKLRQPFFQKRSELIAKIPNFWVTTFVNHPQVSALLGEEDEEALHYLTRVEVTEFEDIKSGYRIDFYFDENPYFENKVLSKEFHLNESGDPSSKSTEIKWKSGKDLTKRSSQTQNKASRKRQHEEPESFFTWFTDHSDAGADELGEVIKDDIWPNPLQYYLVPDMDDEEGEGEEDDDDDEEEEGLEDIDEEGDEDEGEEDEDDDEGEEGEEDEGEDD, encoded by the exons ATGTCCCGGGTCGGGCTGGAGAAGGGGAAAGCGGGGGAGGGGAGCGCGGCGCGGGGGCCGGCCCCGTACGTCGCAGCGTGCCTTCCTCCCGCCTCTTCGCCGGGCCCTGTGTCTCCTCGCCGCGGCTCCACCTCCTCGTCCCCGCACCCCAGCCAATGGCGGGGCGGCGCGAGCCTCTCCGGCAGGAGGCGGGGCGTGCGAGCGGGGCCTGGCGCGCCTGCGCCCTGCCGCCCGCCCCTCGCCgtaaggaggaggtggaggaggaggtggctcGGGGAGAGCGAGCAGCGAGCTGGACCGCGGGGCGTGAGTGAGGGAGCCGAGCCGCCCGcctgcccgccgccgccgccccccctCC aaaaagaacagcaagaaGCAATTGAACATATTGATGAAGTACAAAATGAAATAGACAG ACTTAATGAACAAGCCAGTGAGGAGATTTTGAAAGTAGAACAGAAATATAATAAACTCCGCCAACCGTTTTTTCAGAAGAGGTCGGAATTGATCGCCAAAATTCCCAATTTTTGGGTAACAACCTTTGTCAACCATCCACAAG TGTCTGCACTGCTTGGGGAGGAGGATGAAGAGGCGCTGCATTATTTGACAAGAGTTGAAGTGACAGAATTTGAAGATATTAAATCAGGTTACAGAATAGATTTT TATTTTGATGAAAACCCTTACTTCGAAAATAAAGTTCTCTCCAAAGAATTTCATCTGAATGAGAGTGGTGATCCATCTTCAAAGTCCACTGAAATCAAATGGAAATCTGGAAAG GATTTGACGAAACGTTCAAGTCAAACGCAGAATAAAGCCAGTAGGAAGAGACAGCACGAGGAACCAGAGAGCTTCTTTACCTGGTTTACTGACCATTCTGACGCAGGTGCAGATGAGTTAGGAGAAGTCATCAAAGATGATATTTGGCCAAATCCATTGCAGTACTACTTG GTTCCTGACATGGATGATgaagaaggggaaggagaagaagatGATGATGACGATGAAGAAGAAGAAGGATTGGAAGATATTGACGAGGAAGGGGATGAGGATGAAGGTGAAGaagatgaagatgatgatgagggggaggaaggagag gaGGATGAAGGAGAAGATGACTGA